A stretch of DNA from Nitrospirota bacterium:
TCTTCTTAGAGGTTGGCCGTCCGTCTTCAACTGCTATACCTCCTGTATCTACCCCTTCTGCCCTCAGGTTGTGAATAATCCACTGCCCCATGGCATCATTTCCCACCACACCACAAATAGTCACCTTGCCGCTTAGAGAAAGTATGTTATTCGCAACATTTCCGGCCCCTCCGAGCATGTAACCTTCCCTCTGAACATCCACAATCGGCACAGGGGCCTCTGGAGATATCCTCTCCACCTTCCCCCATATATAATGGTCCGCAATAAGATCCCCAATAACAATAACCTTAGATTTATCAAAATTATTTATACAATTAATTAATTGTTCAGTATTGTTTTTCATTTAAGACAACCCCATCCCCACCCTACCCCTCCCCTTGAAGGGGAGGGAATTTCTTCTTGATTTATGTCTTTACTATTCACTATTCACCACTCACTATTCACTGTTTTTCTTCTTACTTCTTGCTTATAAATTCTTACTTCTGCTCCCTGCTCACTGCTTACTGCTCACTCATCTAATCCAATGCCCAATCCTTTTCCACCTGACCCAGCTATCCTCTCCATCCCATGACCAGTAGATAATAAATGCCCTGCCCTTTATCTTATTCAGCTTTACAAAGCCCCAGTATCTGCTGTCAAGGCTGAAGTCCCTGTTATCTCCCATAACAAAATAAGATCCTTCAGGTACAATAACCGGCCCAAAGTTATCGCGCGGCTGAATACCATAAGGGTAGACTACTGCATCATTGTGCTCCGGATATGATTCTTCAAGTGGATTGCCGTTTATATATACCTTTTTCTCCTTAACCTCCAGTGTATCGCCGGGGAGGCCGATGACACGTTTAATAAAATCCTTACTCTCATCCTCAGGATACTTGAAAACAATAATATCCCCGCGTGCAGGTTTTTTAAACGGTATAATAATCCTGTCTGTAAACGGGAGTTTGGTCCCATAAATAAACTTACTTACCAGAATATGGTCCCCTATCTTTAACGTCGGAATCATTGACCCTGAAGGGATCTTGAATGCCTGAATAAAGAATGCCTTAATAATCAGGGCCATTACAATTGCTATAACAATTGATTCTACATATTCACGTATGATGTTCTTTTTATCTTTTTTATTTTCCATATAACTTAATCCTTCACCTGAAGTATCGCAAGGAATGCCTCCTGCGGTATCTCTACCCTTCCAAACTGTTTCATTCGCTTTTTCCCCTTCTTTTGTTTTTCCAGCAGTTTTCTTTTTCTTGATATATCTCCGCCATAGCACTTGGCTATAACATCCTTCTTTAATGCCTTGACAGTCTCCCTTGCAATAATCTTTGCACCTATCGCCGCCTGTATGGCAACCTCAAACATCTGTCTGGGAATAAGCTCCTTCATCTTCTCAGCAAGCATACGCCCGCGTACCTCAGCCTTATCCCTGTGGGTAATAAAAGAGAGTGCATCAACAACCTCGCCATTCAACAATATATCAAGCCTTACAAGATTTGATTCCCTGTAGCCAAGAATTTCATAATCAAGTGAGGCATACCCTTTGGATATTGACTTCAGCCTGTCGTAGAAATCCATCACAATCTCATTTAACGGGAGTTCATATAATAGCATCATGCGTTCTTTGCTGACATACTTCAACTCACGCTGAATCCCGCGGCGTTCCTGGCATAAACCTATAATCGCCCCTGCATATTCTGAAGGCGTAATTATTGTAGCAATTATAAACGGCTCTTCAAATCTCTCAATAAACTGTACCTGCGGTAACCTTGCAGGACTGTCTATTAAAAGTACCGCGCCATTTGTAGTGGTTACCCTGTAAACTACCGTAGGGGCTGTACTTAAAAGGTCAAGACCGAATTCACGCTCAAGCCTTTCATGGATAATCTCCATGTGAAGTAGGCCGAGATAACCGCACCTGAAACCGAATCCTAGTGCAAGAGAGCTTTCAGGCTCAAAAGTGAAAGACGAATCATTGAGCCTCAATTTCTCTACTGCATCCCTTAGATCCTTGTAGTCGTCCGATTCCACAGGATAAAGTCCTGCAAAGACCATTGGTTTTACTTCCCTGTAACCTGGAAACGCAGATTCAGTAGGATGGGATGCATCGGTGATGGTGTCCCCGATTTTTGTATCACCTACCTTTTTAATACCTGCAACTAAGAAACCTACCTCTCCTGCTGATAATTCATTGACAGTCACAGGCTTTGGCGTGAATATACCGAGTGTCTGGACTTCAAGAATATTGCCTGTAGACATAAACTTTATCTGCTGACCTGGGAATATACTGCCGTCAACTACACGAATCAGTACAAT
This window harbors:
- the lepB gene encoding signal peptidase I; amino-acid sequence: MENKKDKKNIIREYVESIVIAIVMALIIKAFFIQAFKIPSGSMIPTLKIGDHILVSKFIYGTKLPFTDRIIIPFKKPARGDIIVFKYPEDESKDFIKRVIGLPGDTLEVKEKKVYINGNPLEESYPEHNDAVVYPYGIQPRDNFGPVIVPEGSYFVMGDNRDFSLDSRYWGFVKLNKIKGRAFIIYWSWDGEDSWVRWKRIGHWIR
- the lepA gene encoding elongation factor 4 codes for the protein MALQQKIRNFSIIAHIDHGKSTLADRLLEQTGALEQRDFKEQVLDAMDLERERGITIKAHAVRLHYTAKDGNEYILNLIDTPGHVDFTYEVSRSLAACEGALLIVDASQGVEAQTIANTYLAIDNNLEILPVINKIDLPGADVEDAKRQIEEVLGLDASEAIPASAKEGIGTVDILESIIKKIPHPTGDIDRPLKALMFDSWYDNYQGVIVLIRVVDGSIFPGQQIKFMSTGNILEVQTLGIFTPKPVTVNELSAGEVGFLVAGIKKVGDTKIGDTITDASHPTESAFPGYREVKPMVFAGLYPVESDDYKDLRDAVEKLRLNDSSFTFEPESSLALGFGFRCGYLGLLHMEIIHERLEREFGLDLLSTAPTVVYRVTTTNGAVLLIDSPARLPQVQFIERFEEPFIIATIITPSEYAGAIIGLCQERRGIQRELKYVSKERMMLLYELPLNEIVMDFYDRLKSISKGYASLDYEILGYRESNLVRLDILLNGEVVDALSFITHRDKAEVRGRMLAEKMKELIPRQMFEVAIQAAIGAKIIARETVKALKKDVIAKCYGGDISRKRKLLEKQKKGKKRMKQFGRVEIPQEAFLAILQVKD